The following proteins are encoded in a genomic region of Methanobrevibacter sp.:
- a CDS encoding HEAT repeat domain-containing protein, whose amino-acid sequence MDRSIDDLIENLNSDDEFIIEEAMGLLEMKADEAIDPLISALSSRKKNIRLNAAKLLGVLGDPKAINPLILTLRDSNKLVRREASTSLSRLGSDAVEPLIDILSDEDWRVRGAAAWALGNLNDERAIEPLEALTEDESAFVSSGAKNAINNIKKGE is encoded by the coding sequence ATGGATAGAAGTATAGATGATTTAATTGAAAATTTAAACAGTGATGATGAATTTATCATAGAAGAAGCAATGGGTTTACTTGAAATGAAAGCTGATGAAGCTATCGATCCTTTAATTTCAGCTTTGTCAAGTAGGAAAAAGAATATTAGACTTAATGCAGCTAAACTTTTAGGTGTATTGGGCGATCCTAAAGCTATCAATCCTTTAATCTTGACTTTAAGAGACAGCAACAAATTGGTAAGAAGGGAAGCTTCTACTTCTTTAAGCCGTTTAGGTTCAGATGCTGTTGAACCTTTAATTGACATCTTGTCTGATGAAGACTGGAGAGTTAGAGGGGCAGCTGCTTGGGCTTTAGGAAATCTTAATGATGAAAGGGCAATAGAACCTTTAGAAGCATTGACTGAAGATGAAAGTGCATTCGTATCTTCAGGTGCTAAAAACGCTATTAACAATATTAAAAAAGGAGAATAA
- a CDS encoding zinc ribbon domain-containing protein, which produces MLCPKCKKDVSENDAFCGSCGEKLKFEEEKPAASELEIKCKKCGALIDEGSAFCNQCGAKVNSDGKIEEVKKTVKMVSVTSVFVSGIISIIASVGAFLFGIYAFNFYNEKLVYAREAISAYSSQGGLYSLASQYSQAFVDTIQNVVNIFLYSSIAILISIISAIVALYLINKRDKRSFFLFLIGGILDLISGIYVYGISENIRRAFASFNINVPATDFSVLGVLAIFAGILLLITALVTYRKCKKFN; this is translated from the coding sequence ATGTTGTGTCCTAAATGTAAAAAAGATGTTTCTGAAAATGATGCTTTTTGCGGTAGTTGTGGAGAAAAACTGAAATTTGAAGAGGAAAAACCTGCAGCTAGTGAACTTGAAATCAAATGTAAAAAATGCGGTGCTTTAATTGATGAGGGATCTGCTTTCTGCAATCAGTGTGGGGCTAAAGTGAATTCCGATGGTAAAATTGAGGAAGTTAAAAAGACAGTTAAAATGGTTTCCGTAACTTCTGTTTTTGTCAGTGGGATTATTTCAATCATAGCTTCTGTGGGTGCTTTCTTGTTCGGCATTTATGCATTCAATTTTTACAATGAAAAGTTAGTTTATGCAAGGGAGGCTATTTCAGCTTATTCTAGTCAGGGAGGATTGTATTCTCTTGCAAGCCAATATTCTCAGGCTTTCGTTGATACTATTCAGAATGTTGTGAATATTTTCCTATATTCCAGCATTGCAATTCTGATTTCAATAATTTCGGCCATTGTCGCATTGTATCTAATTAATAAAAGAGACAAGAGGAGTTTTTTCCTATTTCTAATTGGAGGAATTCTTGATTTGATTTCAGGAATTTATGTTTATGGTATTTCAGAAAATATTCGCAGAGCTTTTGCATCATTCAATATAAATGTTCCTGCTACTGATTTTTCAGTTTTGGGTGTTTTGGCGATTTTTGCCGGAATTTTATTGTTGATTACTGCACTGGTTACTTATCGCAAATGTAAAAAATTTAATTAA
- the aksF gene encoding homoisocitrate dehydrogenase, which yields MYNISIIAGDGIGREVMEAAEYLLDNINLEFKFRYGEAGYDCYQKNGTTLPEETIKIAKKSDAVLFGANTSTPGQPSPIINLRKELDTYANLRPIKSYKGVKSLYDDVDILIVRENTEGLYSQKEYEREDSVIAERIITKKASERISEIAFKQCIDLEKNKVTCVHKSNVLKKTDGVFKESFYKIGEKYPEIEKNDFYVDAAAMYMVSQPQEYQVIVASNLFGDILSDEGAGLVGGLGLAPSGNIGDKHGLFEPVHGSAPDIAGRNIANPCSMILSVAMMLDYLKEFEISNNVKDAVAKTLAKGEVKTPDLGGNASTMEMAKAIVGEM from the coding sequence ATGTATAACATATCAATAATCGCAGGAGACGGGATTGGCAGAGAAGTGATGGAAGCTGCAGAATATTTATTGGATAATATAAATTTAGAATTTAAATTTAGATATGGGGAAGCAGGATATGACTGTTATCAAAAAAACGGGACAACATTACCTGAAGAAACTATTAAAATAGCTAAAAAAAGCGATGCAGTATTGTTTGGAGCCAATACAAGCACACCAGGACAACCAAGTCCAATCATAAATCTGAGAAAAGAGCTTGACACATATGCTAACTTAAGACCGATAAAATCCTATAAAGGAGTAAAATCACTATATGATGATGTGGACATCCTAATAGTTCGTGAAAATACAGAGGGACTTTATTCTCAAAAGGAATATGAAAGGGAGGATTCAGTAATAGCTGAAAGGATAATAACAAAAAAGGCAAGTGAAAGAATCTCCGAAATAGCTTTTAAACAGTGCATTGACCTTGAAAAAAACAAGGTAACCTGTGTTCACAAAAGCAATGTTTTGAAAAAAACTGACGGAGTATTTAAAGAAAGTTTCTATAAAATCGGAGAAAAATATCCTGAAATTGAAAAAAATGACTTTTATGTGGATGCCGCTGCAATGTACATGGTAAGCCAACCTCAGGAATACCAGGTAATCGTTGCAAGTAATTTGTTTGGAGATATTCTCTCAGACGAGGGTGCTGGACTTGTTGGAGGACTCGGCCTTGCACCGTCAGGAAATATTGGTGACAAACATGGACTTTTCGAACCGGTTCATGGATCCGCGCCAGACATTGCAGGTAGGAACATAGCCAATCCATGTTCAATGATTTTGTCAGTAGCCATGATGTTAGATTATCTAAAAGAATTTGAGATTTCAAACAACGTTAAGGATGCCGTTGCAAAAACATTGGCAAAGGGAGAAGTGAAAACACCAGATTTGGGAGGAAATGCATCTACAATGGAAATGGCAAAAGCAATTGTAGGAGAGATGTAA
- the pdxT gene encoding pyridoxal 5'-phosphate synthase glutaminase subunit PdxT, whose translation MVKIGILNLQGAVSEHYDITKKAIENMGIDADVESVRYADEVAECDGIIISGGESTVIGKIIERRGIDEVIKENNMPVFGTCAGMILLGKKTDFDQPLLGIMDITVGRNSYGRQKDSFESPISIFGEEFPGVFIRAPILEEYDKTKDDITVLSEFDSEIIAIQQGHNIAMSFHPELTDDTRIHEYFIKEVLKCVE comes from the coding sequence ATGGTGAAAATAGGAATATTAAACTTACAAGGTGCCGTTAGCGAACATTATGACATCACAAAGAAAGCTATTGAAAATATGGGGATTGATGCAGATGTGGAATCTGTCAGATATGCTGATGAGGTAGCTGAATGTGATGGGATAATTATTTCTGGTGGTGAAAGTACTGTAATAGGTAAAATCATCGAAAGAAGAGGTATTGATGAGGTTATTAAAGAAAATAACATGCCTGTTTTTGGAACCTGTGCAGGAATGATTTTATTAGGTAAAAAAACCGATTTCGATCAACCATTGCTTGGAATAATGGATATTACTGTTGGAAGAAACTCTTACGGAAGACAAAAAGATTCATTTGAAAGTCCCATTTCTATTTTTGGTGAAGAATTTCCAGGAGTTTTTATAAGAGCACCTATACTTGAAGAATATGATAAAACTAAAGATGACATAACCGTATTATCAGAATTTGACTCCGAAATAATAGCTATTCAACAAGGACATAATATAGCTATGTCATTTCACCCTGAATTAACTGATGATACAAGAATCCATGAATACTTTATAAAGGAGGTTTTAAAATGTGTGGAATAG
- a CDS encoding class I adenylate-forming enzyme family protein — protein MLNITTFLDANSNRLDKDVLYYPEKDKKYNSIEILKTISGIGRDLKERGIEKGDRVLIYLKNSPEYLFSLFALWRIGAIAIPTNRIYTGKELEFMISDCEAKLIITDEAGKDVLDIESFVIDNLDKYEESEILPPAHTSWDDLCQLQYTSGTTGKPKGSMLTHGNYFSAIHNECDVMGIKQDDVFLGIYPMAHVGLSWAISALRSGALYIMMAEYDFEEYLKLCGEEKVTVLTAMPPVIHSLTNIDSRTDLKTVREIISGGGPLHKKIWKKFNQTYHVPILNAYGLSETIVIGTGTVIRPEDYLTVDKYESVGHPVCFSEVKIVDELDCTKELDKYETGEIALRGPAVAKGYWGNEKATKEVFLEDGWFLTGDVGYLDEDNRLFITDRKKDMIVMSGWKIYPTEVEEELIKYPKVDEIAVFSMNDYHKGEIPVAAVVWKNYPDEDGLLEFARENLSRYKIPRKIFNVDELPRVNGWKLLRRELKEKYSK, from the coding sequence ATGCTTAACATAACAACATTTCTTGATGCAAATTCCAACAGATTAGACAAGGATGTCCTATACTATCCGGAAAAGGATAAAAAATATAATTCCATTGAAATATTAAAAACAATATCCGGAATCGGTCGTGACTTAAAAGAGAGAGGAATAGAAAAAGGAGATAGGGTTTTAATATACCTGAAGAATTCACCAGAATATCTCTTTTCATTATTTGCATTATGGAGAATTGGTGCAATAGCCATTCCAACCAATAGAATTTATACTGGAAAAGAACTTGAATTCATGATTAGCGATTGTGAAGCTAAGCTAATCATAACCGATGAAGCCGGAAAGGACGTTTTGGATATTGAATCCTTTGTAATAGACAATTTGGACAAGTATGAGGAATCTGAAATTTTACCTCCAGCACATACAAGCTGGGATGACTTATGTCAACTTCAGTACACTTCAGGAACAACAGGCAAACCAAAAGGATCAATGCTAACACATGGAAACTATTTTTCAGCAATTCACAATGAATGTGATGTTATGGGCATTAAACAAGATGACGTTTTCCTTGGAATATATCCTATGGCCCACGTTGGACTTTCGTGGGCAATATCTGCCCTTAGAAGTGGGGCATTATACATCATGATGGCAGAGTATGATTTTGAAGAATATTTAAAATTATGCGGGGAGGAAAAAGTCACAGTATTAACCGCCATGCCTCCGGTGATTCATTCATTGACAAATATTGATTCAAGAACCGACTTGAAAACTGTTAGAGAAATAATAAGTGGAGGAGGGCCCCTTCACAAAAAAATATGGAAAAAGTTCAATCAGACATACCACGTCCCCATACTTAATGCATATGGATTATCAGAGACAATTGTGATTGGAACAGGGACAGTAATTAGACCTGAAGATTATTTGACAGTGGACAAATATGAAAGCGTAGGCCATCCTGTTTGTTTTTCAGAGGTTAAAATTGTAGATGAACTTGACTGTACAAAGGAACTTGACAAATATGAAACTGGAGAAATTGCACTTAGAGGCCCTGCAGTAGCTAAAGGCTATTGGGGAAATGAAAAAGCAACGAAGGAAGTTTTTCTTGAAGATGGATGGTTTTTGACTGGGGATGTTGGATATCTTGATGAAGATAACCGTTTGTTCATAACAGACCGTAAAAAAGACATGATTGTAATGAGTGGTTGGAAAATTTATCCAACGGAAGTGGAAGAGGAACTGATAAAATATCCTAAAGTTGATGAAATAGCTGTTTTCAGCATGAATGACTATCACAAAGGAGAAATACCTGTTGCTGCAGTGGTGTGGAAAAATTACCCTGATGAAGATGGATTGCTCGAATTTGCAAGAGAAAATCTTTCAAGATACAAAATACCAAGAAAAATATTTAACGTTGATGAACTTCCACGTGTAAACGGATGGAAGTTATTGAGAAGAGAACTTAAAGAAAAATATTCAAAATAG